From the genome of Spirochaetota bacterium:
GCCCCCGCGTTGCAGTGCGTCATCACCACGTCGCCGTCGGCCAGGTAGCGGGCGCCGTTTTTTCCGATCGCGCGGTTGATGGTCACGTCCTCTTCCAGCATCGAGACGGCTTCCTTCTCCAGGCGGCCCCTGAGTGTCTCGACATCGCCCGCGGATTCTATGAGCTTTTTCATCCGGTTGACGGCCCAGAACAGGTTCACGGCCGTGGGGCGCGTCTTGGCGAAGAGCTCGCACACCGCGAGGAGCTCCTTCCTGAACTCATCTGCGTTCCCGATCGTCATCTTGACCGCCGCGAGCGCGATGCCCATTGCCGCGGCGATGCCGATCGCGGGCGCCCCGCGGATCACCATGTCGGTGATCGCGGCCGCCACGTCGAGATGGCTCGTATAGTTATTGTACGATTCGTGCAGGGGAAGCAGGCGCTGGTCCAGCATGGAGACAGCGTCCCCGTTCCACTTTATCGTGTAATACATGCGTCCTCCGTTATGCGACACTATTTCTGTGGACCCTGTATTTCCGGAACCGGATCCTGTTGCCCTTCTCGTTCCAGTCCACCTCGTCCATGTGGATGCGGATAATGAGAAGCCCCCGGCCGCTGTCTTTCAAAAAGTTCTCGGGATCGCGGGGATCGGGCAGGTCGCGGAAGTTGAAACCCGGCCCCTCGTCCTCCACGAAGTACTCGACGTAGTCCCGCGTAAGCTCGTATTCGATCTTCACCATGCGCCCGGAGTACCGCCCGTCCCCTTTGCGCAGCTCGATCTCGTCATTGAAGCCCTTGAGCCCCCTGTCCTCCCGTATGCTCGACGGCACCTCGAGGTTTCCGTGGAACATGGCGTTTGAAACCGCCTCGCGGATCGCCATCGCGATATTGTCGGAAGTGGTGTTGTTGCACAATCCCGAGGGGGCCAGGTTCTGCGTGAGCTGGTAGGATATCACTGAACCCAGCGTGCCGTCAACCGGTATTGTATACTTTCCCTTTTCATATTCGACATACTTGCCCAGTCCGCCGGCGAGCTCCTTCTCCTGGGTTCGCCGGAGAATCCCCCTCACCGTTGACGCGACCTCGTTGATGTCGAACGGCTTGCGGATGATGTCGCACGCCCCGTAGCGCATGGCGCGAATGGCGTCCTCGACGTTCGCCTGGCCGGTGATGATGAGCGTGGGGATGGGCTTGTCCATGGCGCTTATGTGGCGCAGGAGCTCGATGCCGTCCATCTTGCGCAGCTTGATGTCGGTGATCACCAGGTCGATGTCGTTTTCGTTCGTCTTCAATAGATATATCATGTCCTCCGCCTTTTCAAGCGAGATGACATGATACCCGATGCGCGAGAGCTTTTTCTGCAGCGTGTAGCGGATAATCTCCTCGTCGTCGATGACGACGATGGATTGAGTCTCGGCCGGCTCCATTAACTATCGCTGCCCCCGTCAAGGTTCTTGGAGAGGAGGTGGCCCATCTTTTCCTTCTTGGTGCGCAGGTAGCGTATGTTTTCCTTGCCCGCGGGGATCTCCACGGGAACCCTGGCGACGATCTCCAGACCGTAGCCCTCGAGGCCGATAAGCTTCTTCGGGTTGTTCGTGATCAGGCGGATCGTATGAAGCCCCAGGTCCACGAGTATCTGCGCCCCGATGCCGTAGTCGCGGAGGTCCGCCGGGAAGCCGAGCTTGATGTTCGCCTCGACCGTATCGAACCCCTGCTCCTGCAGGTGATACGCCTTGAGCTTGTTGCCCAGTCCAATTCCCCGGCCCTCCTGGCGCATGTACAGGATCACGCCCATGCCTTCCTTGTTGATCATGTCCATGGCGTGGTGCAACTGGGCGCCGCAGTCGCAGCGCCGGCTTCCGAACACGTC
Proteins encoded in this window:
- a CDS encoding response regulator gives rise to the protein MEPAETQSIVVIDDEEIIRYTLQKKLSRIGYHVISLEKAEDMIYLLKTNENDIDLVITDIKLRKMDGIELLRHISAMDKPIPTLIITGQANVEDAIRAMRYGACDIIRKPFDINEVASTVRGILRRTQEKELAGGLGKYVEYEKGKYTIPVDGTLGSVISYQLTQNLAPSGLCNNTTSDNIAMAIREAVSNAMFHGNLEVPSSIREDRGLKGFNDEIELRKGDGRYSGRMVKIEYELTRDYVEYFVEDEGPGFNFRDLPDPRDPENFLKDSGRGLLIIRIHMDEVDWNEKGNRIRFRKYRVHRNSVA